The Eubacterium maltosivorans genome includes the window TGGGACGATGATCCGCCAATCGCTGACACAGGCATAAAATATGAACATTCAGGAGATAAAGACATGAACAAAAGTGAAGAGCTGATTAATCGGGCAGAAAAAGTGATCATGCCCACCTACGCACGGTTTCCCATTGCTTTCGAGAGCGGCAATGGCTGTGTTTTAAAAGATGTGAACGGAAAAGAATATCTGGACTGTGTAGCCGGTATTGCGGTAGACTGTCTTGGCCATAACCACCCGGGCCTCAATGCCGCCATCGCGGACCAGTGCCAGAAAATCATGCACGTTTCCAATCTGTACTGGACCGAGCCTCAGATTGACGCGGCTGAAATACTTGTAAAGGCCAGCGGACTTGACAAGGTGTTTTTCTGCAACAGCGGCGCTGAAGCCAACGAAGCGGCCTTAAAGCTTGCGCGGATTTACGCAAAACAGTTTAAAAGTGAAGACGCGGTTGAAATCATCGCCATGGATCATTCCTTTCACGGCCGCACCTACGGCGCCATCACCGCCACCGGACAGGAAAAATACCACAAAGGCCTTTCGCCCATGCTGCCGGGCATCTCACACGTACCCTTCAATGACTTTGACGCTTTAAAGGCGGCGGTAACCGATAAAACCTGCGCAGTGCTGCTCGAACCTATTCAGGGTGAGGGCGGTATTTATCCGGCGGATTATGAATATTTACAGGCAGTCCGCAAGCTTTGCGACGATGAAAACCTCGTCCTGATTTTTGACGAGGTGCAATGTGGTATGGGCCGTTCTGGAAAATTCTTTGCTTACCAACACTACAATTTAAAGCCGGATGTTGTCTGCATGGCCAAGGGGATCGCGGGCGGATTCCCCATGGGTGGTATCATCGCCTGTGATAAGGTTGCTCAGGTTTTCACGCCTGGCAC containing:
- a CDS encoding acetylornithine transaminase, with the protein product MNKSEELINRAEKVIMPTYARFPIAFESGNGCVLKDVNGKEYLDCVAGIAVDCLGHNHPGLNAAIADQCQKIMHVSNLYWTEPQIDAAEILVKASGLDKVFFCNSGAEANEAALKLARIYAKQFKSEDAVEIIAMDHSFHGRTYGAITATGQEKYHKGLSPMLPGISHVPFNDFDALKAAVTDKTCAVLLEPIQGEGGIYPADYEYLQAVRKLCDDENLVLIFDEVQCGMGRSGKFFAYQHYNLKPDVVCMAKGIAGGFPMGGIIACDKVAQVFTPGTHASTFGGNPLASAASRYVLSVLTGDGFLDEVAEKGSYLMEKLCVLKKEHTCITDVRGMGLMVGVAVSVPTGEIINKAMEKGLLLVGAGSDAIRFVPPLTINKEEIDQAVEIFGECL